A single genomic interval of Gammaproteobacteria bacterium harbors:
- the murA gene encoding UDP-N-acetylglucosamine 1-carboxyvinyltransferase, which produces MDRFSIRGGTRLDGEIRISGAKNAALPILAATLLTPDPVRIGNVPRLRDITTMIKLLSSMGVELRADEHGEVLACAARVTDFSAPYELVKTMRASILVLGPMLARFGRAHVSFPGGCAIGSRPIDLHLHGLQAMGAQIEIDGGYINARVTGRLRGAHILFDKVTVGGTENLLMAACLADGRTVLENAAREPEIVDLAHCLQAMGACISGAGSDTLVVDGAEQLKGCAYPVMPDRIETGTFLVAAAATRGRVRLLGTRSDTLEAVLVKLAETGARIEHGPDWIELDMAGKRPRAVSIRTAPYPAFPTDMQAQFTAMNAVAEGSSTVIETIFENRLIQVHEMNRMGARIGVEGHTAIVEGMPSLKGAPVMASDLRASASLVIAGLVAEGETVIERIYHIDRGYECIEQKLQQLGADIRRLCA; this is translated from the coding sequence ATGGACAGGTTTTCCATACGCGGAGGCACCCGCCTCGATGGCGAAATCCGCATTTCCGGCGCCAAGAATGCCGCGCTGCCGATTCTGGCGGCAACCCTGCTGACGCCGGACCCGGTGCGTATCGGCAACGTGCCGCGCCTGCGCGATATCACGACGATGATAAAGCTGCTCTCGAGCATGGGAGTGGAACTGCGTGCCGATGAGCACGGAGAGGTGCTGGCGTGCGCGGCGCGAGTCACCGATTTCAGCGCACCTTATGAACTGGTCAAGACGATGCGCGCCTCGATCCTGGTGCTCGGCCCGATGCTGGCGCGCTTTGGTCGCGCCCATGTGTCGTTTCCCGGCGGATGTGCGATCGGTTCACGCCCGATCGATCTGCATCTGCACGGATTGCAGGCGATGGGGGCGCAGATTGAGATCGACGGGGGTTATATAAATGCCCGCGTCACGGGGCGCCTGCGTGGCGCGCATATCCTGTTCGACAAGGTCACCGTCGGGGGCACCGAAAACCTGTTGATGGCCGCTTGTCTGGCCGATGGCCGCACGGTCCTCGAGAACGCGGCCCGCGAACCCGAGATCGTCGATCTCGCGCACTGTCTTCAGGCAATGGGGGCGTGTATCAGCGGAGCGGGAAGCGATACCCTGGTGGTGGACGGAGCGGAACAGCTGAAGGGATGCGCATATCCGGTCATGCCCGACCGCATCGAAACCGGAACGTTTCTGGTCGCGGCGGCGGCTACCCGTGGACGGGTGCGATTGCTGGGGACGCGTTCCGATACCCTGGAGGCGGTGCTGGTCAAACTCGCCGAGACCGGCGCGCGTATCGAGCACGGACCGGACTGGATAGAGCTCGATATGGCAGGCAAGCGGCCGCGAGCGGTCAGTATCCGTACCGCGCCCTACCCGGCGTTTCCAACCGATATGCAGGCGCAGTTCACGGCGATGAACGCGGTTGCCGAGGGCAGCAGCACGGTCATCGAGACGATTTTCGAGAATCGCCTGATTCAGGTCCACGAGATGAACCGCATGGGTGCGCGTATCGGTGTCGAGGGGCATACAGCCATCGTGGAAGGCATGCCGAGTCTCAAGGGAGCCCCGGTAATGGCCAGCGATTTGCGTGCCTCGGCGAGCCTGGTGATCGCAGGGCTGGTTGCGGAGGGTGAAACCGTGATCGAGCGGATCTACCACATCGATCGCGGCTACGAATGCATCGAGCAGAAACTGCAACAGCTCGGTGCCGATATCCGGAGGCTCTGCGCATGA
- a CDS encoding ATP phosphoribosyltransferase translates to MSLQAVARPLTLALTRGRILKECLPLLARAGIAPEEDPGSSRKLVITTSHPGVRLLVLRGSDVPVYVRHGAADAGVVGRDVLLETGSEGLYEPLDLGIARCRLMTAGLVGRTALPGRVRVATKFVNVARRFYAAQGRQVDIIKLSGAMELAPVLGLAERIVDIVDTGNTLRANGLEPIEVIAQISSRLVVNKASMKLHPGPLRELVEQLSDAVRAAAAQTPGNSRQ, encoded by the coding sequence ATGAGTCTGCAAGCGGTGGCACGGCCACTCACGCTGGCGTTGACACGCGGGCGAATCCTGAAGGAATGCCTGCCGCTGCTGGCGCGCGCCGGGATCGCCCCGGAAGAGGATCCCGGTTCCAGCCGCAAGCTGGTCATCACCACCAGCCACCCTGGGGTGCGTTTGCTGGTGCTGCGGGGCTCCGATGTGCCCGTTTACGTTCGTCATGGTGCGGCGGACGCGGGAGTCGTCGGGCGCGATGTGCTGCTCGAAACCGGCAGTGAGGGTTTGTACGAGCCGCTCGATCTGGGTATTGCGCGTTGCCGGCTGATGACAGCAGGCCTGGTTGGGCGCACGGCGCTGCCGGGCAGGGTTCGGGTAGCGACCAAATTCGTGAACGTGGCGCGACGGTTCTACGCGGCGCAGGGCCGGCAGGTCGACATCATCAAGCTCTCCGGGGCGATGGAGCTGGCTCCCGTGCTGGGGCTGGCCGAACGCATCGTCGATATCGTGGATACCGGCAACACGCTGCGTGCCAACGGTCTCGAGCCGATCGAAGTCATCGCACAGATCAGTTCGCGGCTGGTGGTGAACAAGGCGTCGATGAAATTGCATCCGGGACCGCTGCGCGAACTGGTGGAGCAACTTTCCGATGCGGTGCGCGCGGCGGCAGCGCAAACGCCGGGAAATAGCCGGCAATGA
- the hisD gene encoding histidinol dehydrogenase, with product MMRRLDATTPLFDAALDQLLEFVVARDPQVVTTVSAIIDAVQRRGDAALLEYTNRYDQREIEDATLLEVPVPRLAQALDRIEPAQREALREAAVRIDEFHRRQRQESWQYHDAGGTLLGQRVTPLDSVGVYVPGGKASYPSSVLMNCIPARVAGVGQLVMTVPAPHGKLSDVVLAAASIAGVDRVFEVGGAQAIAALAFGTAVVPRVDKIVGPGNVYVAEAKRQLFGRVGIDMIAGPSEIVVICDGATDPRWICLDLFSQAEHDENAQAILISPDAAFLDRVERVMEQLLPEMERAEIIARSLSGRGALILCHDLAHAARISNRIAPEHLELSVADPDALLTGIRHAGAIFLGRNTSEAIGDYCAGPSHVLPTSGTARFFSPLGVHDFQKRSSLIGCTPAGARSLGKLARTLAQAESLQAHALAADARCESPGQ from the coding sequence ATGATGCGCCGGCTCGATGCCACGACCCCGCTGTTCGATGCAGCGCTCGACCAGCTGCTCGAGTTCGTGGTTGCGCGCGATCCACAGGTCGTGACCACGGTCAGCGCGATCATCGATGCAGTGCAGCGGCGCGGCGATGCGGCGCTGCTCGAATACACCAACCGCTATGATCAGCGCGAGATCGAGGATGCGACCCTGCTCGAAGTGCCGGTGCCGAGGCTGGCGCAGGCGCTGGATCGTATCGAGCCGGCGCAGCGCGAGGCATTGCGCGAGGCCGCCGTGCGCATCGATGAATTTCATCGCCGGCAACGGCAGGAGTCGTGGCAATACCACGATGCCGGGGGCACGTTGCTCGGTCAGCGGGTGACGCCGCTCGACAGCGTGGGCGTCTACGTGCCGGGCGGCAAGGCGAGTTATCCCTCCTCGGTGCTGATGAACTGCATCCCGGCCCGGGTTGCCGGTGTCGGACAACTGGTCATGACCGTGCCGGCACCGCACGGCAAATTGAGCGACGTGGTGCTGGCGGCGGCAAGCATCGCGGGTGTCGACCGCGTGTTCGAGGTCGGTGGCGCGCAAGCCATTGCGGCGCTTGCGTTCGGCACTGCCGTGGTGCCGCGCGTCGACAAGATCGTGGGTCCCGGCAATGTCTACGTGGCCGAAGCCAAGAGGCAGCTGTTCGGACGGGTGGGTATCGACATGATTGCGGGGCCGTCCGAGATCGTGGTGATCTGCGACGGCGCGACCGATCCGCGATGGATCTGTCTCGATCTGTTCTCGCAGGCCGAGCATGACGAGAACGCGCAGGCGATACTGATCAGCCCCGATGCCGCGTTTCTCGACCGGGTGGAGCGCGTCATGGAGCAACTCCTGCCGGAGATGGAGCGCGCGGAAATCATCGCACGTTCGCTGTCCGGACGCGGTGCGCTGATTCTTTGTCATGATCTCGCGCATGCGGCGCGGATCAGCAACCGGATTGCACCCGAGCATCTCGAGCTGTCGGTCGCCGACCCGGACGCGCTGCTCACCGGTATCCGCCACGCCGGCGCGATATTCCTCGGTCGCAACACCTCGGAGGCCATCGGCGATTATTGCGCCGGTCCCAGCCACGTGCTGCCGACTTCGGGCACCGCACGGTTTTTTTCCCCGCTCGGAGTCCATGATTTCCAGAAACGCAGTTCCCTGATCGGTTGCACGCCTGCCGGTGCGCGCAGCCTCGGGAAGCTGGCGCGCACGCTTGCGCAGGCGGAGTCCCTGCAGGCGCACGCGCTGGCGGCGGACGCCCGTTGCGAGAGTCCGGGGCAGTGA
- a CDS encoding histidinol-phosphate transaminase, whose product MGEYIARLVRAEVRAAAGYHVPDSRGMVKLDAMENPFPWPEVVRDALGERIRDVEFNRYPDPQASTLKARMRAALGIDPRWELLLGNGSDEIIQMLVTALAGPGCRVLAPAPSFVMFRLIAQWSGVGFDEVPLGDDFTLDVAAMLAAMERHQPRLIFLACPNNPTGNLFDEAALRTILEASTGLVVIDEAYSAFSTRDHLSWLAEYPNLLIMRTLSKLGFAALRLGYLVGDPRWITELDKVRLPYNIGTLNQLAASVALEHFGLLLEQSRTLVRERERVYGLLQADSRLHCWPSDANFILARIVAGDAVGAHAALRERGVLVKCLHGTHPTLTECLRFTVGSRAENDRLLAELDGALGLRDADPASRAD is encoded by the coding sequence ATCGGGGAGTACATCGCGCGGCTGGTGCGCGCCGAGGTGCGTGCCGCCGCCGGCTACCATGTTCCGGATTCGCGGGGCATGGTGAAACTGGATGCGATGGAGAATCCTTTCCCATGGCCGGAAGTGGTCCGCGATGCGCTGGGCGAGCGGATTCGCGATGTGGAGTTCAACCGCTATCCGGACCCGCAGGCCTCGACCCTCAAAGCGCGTATGCGCGCGGCGCTCGGCATCGATCCGCGCTGGGAGCTCCTGCTCGGCAACGGCTCGGACGAGATAATCCAGATGCTGGTGACCGCGCTTGCCGGCCCAGGCTGCAGGGTGCTTGCGCCTGCGCCTTCGTTCGTGATGTTTCGCCTGATCGCGCAATGGTCGGGCGTCGGCTTCGACGAGGTGCCGCTCGGTGATGATTTCACGCTCGACGTGGCGGCGATGCTCGCTGCGATGGAGCGCCACCAGCCACGGCTGATTTTCCTGGCCTGCCCCAACAACCCCACCGGCAACCTGTTTGACGAGGCGGCACTGCGCACCATCCTCGAGGCGAGCACCGGGCTGGTGGTCATCGATGAGGCGTACTCGGCGTTTTCCACCCGCGACCATCTGTCCTGGCTGGCCGAATATCCGAACCTGCTGATCATGCGAACCCTGTCGAAGCTCGGGTTTGCCGCATTGCGCCTCGGTTACCTGGTCGGGGACCCGCGCTGGATCACCGAACTGGACAAGGTACGCCTGCCCTACAATATCGGCACACTGAATCAGTTGGCGGCCAGCGTGGCCCTCGAACATTTCGGATTGCTGCTGGAACAGAGCCGTACGCTGGTGCGCGAGCGCGAACGCGTCTACGGCTTGCTGCAAGCCGATTCACGACTGCATTGCTGGCCGAGCGATGCCAACTTCATCCTGGCGCGAATCGTCGCGGGAGACGCGGTCGGGGCTCATGCGGCGTTGCGCGAGCGGGGAGTGCTGGTGAAGTGCCTGCATGGCACTCACCCGACGTTGACCGAGTGCCTGCGGTTTACCGTGGGAAGCCGGGCCGAGAACGACCGCTTGCTGGCCGAACTCGACGGGGCGCTCGGGCTCAGGGATGCTGACCCAGCGTCCCGCGCAGATTGA
- a CDS encoding trypsin-like peptidase domain-containing protein, translated as MKLPPSLGWPVAGGLLAALLFSAYLQQRGTPGEHAHLAQRGVDSYATAVQRATPGVVNIYTSKVVRRPYHPLLDDPVLRRFFNRSPAPQRERIQRSLGSGVIISEDGYLLTNNHVIEGASEILVLLADGREALATVIGTDPDTDLAVLDIDLPDLKPVSIGDPDSAEVGDVVLAIGNPYGFGQSVTQGIISATGRFGLQLNTYENYIQTDAAINPGNSGGALVDSNGNLLGINTAIYSRSGGSQGIGLAIPADYAIKALRDIVSHGFVVRGWLGVEVQPLPARVQNRDTVTTGLVVSAIEPGSPAAAAGLEPGDILVSINGKPTHQGRSAMYRIALMAPGDAFELEVYRADRRINLRGTLGQHP; from the coding sequence TTGAAACTGCCCCCATCGCTAGGCTGGCCGGTGGCAGGCGGGCTACTGGCCGCACTGCTGTTTTCCGCATACCTGCAGCAGCGCGGGACCCCGGGCGAACATGCGCATCTCGCGCAACGCGGGGTGGACTCCTATGCGACGGCCGTGCAACGCGCAACCCCGGGTGTCGTGAACATCTACACCAGCAAGGTGGTGCGCCGCCCCTACCACCCGCTCCTCGACGATCCGGTACTGCGGCGCTTCTTCAACCGCAGTCCAGCACCCCAGCGCGAGCGTATCCAGCGCAGCCTCGGGTCGGGCGTGATCATTTCCGAAGACGGCTACCTGCTCACCAACAACCACGTCATCGAGGGTGCCAGCGAAATCCTGGTACTGCTCGCCGATGGCCGCGAGGCGCTGGCAACCGTGATCGGCACCGATCCTGACACCGATCTGGCAGTACTCGACATCGATCTTCCCGACCTCAAACCGGTTTCAATCGGCGACCCGGATAGCGCCGAGGTCGGCGATGTCGTACTGGCGATCGGCAACCCCTACGGTTTCGGACAAAGCGTGACCCAGGGCATCATCAGCGCGACCGGGCGCTTTGGACTGCAACTCAACACCTACGAAAACTATATCCAGACCGACGCCGCGATCAATCCGGGAAACTCCGGCGGGGCGCTGGTCGACAGCAACGGCAACCTGCTCGGGATCAATACCGCCATCTATTCCCGTTCGGGCGGCTCGCAGGGCATTGGCCTGGCAATTCCCGCCGACTACGCCATCAAGGCGCTGCGCGACATCGTGAGTCATGGCTTCGTGGTACGCGGCTGGCTCGGGGTGGAAGTACAGCCGCTTCCGGCACGGGTACAGAACCGCGACACCGTCACCACGGGCCTCGTGGTGAGCGCCATCGAACCGGGCAGCCCGGCCGCAGCCGCGGGGCTGGAGCCCGGCGACATCCTGGTCTCCATAAATGGCAAACCAACCCACCAGGGCCGCAGCGCGATGTACCGCATTGCGCTGATGGCGCCCGGAGATGCCTTCGAGCTCGAAGTCTATCGCGCGGACCGGCGCATCAATCTGCGCGGGACGCTGGGTCAGCATCCCTGA
- a CDS encoding DUF1043 family protein: MYSSATFWLIIAACLGLGTVAGWFMHRMMDPAERRQREFARKLADTERALAEYRTEVNEHFRGTAERVNRLTEDYRELHQHLSDGAVGLCAGGDTEQPLLTSLAGAAHRGAAPSTSPPLDYAPRRSAMEPGILNEEYDLDSVRSA, encoded by the coding sequence TTGTACAGCTCCGCAACTTTCTGGCTGATCATTGCAGCCTGTCTGGGACTCGGAACCGTGGCCGGCTGGTTCATGCACCGCATGATGGACCCTGCCGAGCGCCGCCAGCGCGAATTTGCCCGCAAACTTGCGGATACCGAGCGCGCGCTGGCGGAATACCGCACCGAGGTCAACGAGCATTTCCGCGGTACCGCCGAGCGCGTGAATCGCCTCACCGAGGATTACCGCGAGCTGCATCAGCACCTCTCCGATGGTGCGGTCGGATTGTGCGCGGGGGGTGATACCGAGCAGCCGCTGCTCACCAGCCTCGCCGGCGCCGCCCATCGCGGCGCTGCGCCGAGCACCAGCCCACCGCTCGACTATGCGCCCCGCCGCTCGGCCATGGAGCCTGGCATACTCAACGAGGAATACGACCTCGACAGCGTGCGCAGCGCCTGA
- a CDS encoding AFG1 family ATPase, with translation MDPQERYRAELRRPGFTFDPAQELAVGEFQRLYLALTAGPGTGLLNRLLARVSPAATRFHEPVRGLYLWGGVGRGKTYLMDLFFESLAPGNKLRTHFHRFMQRVHHELRDLAGHKNPLKLLGERIARETRVLCFDEFFVADITDAMILAGLLEELFARGVTLVATSNVEPDGLYRGGLQRQRFLPAIALLKQHARVINVDGGIDHRLRLLEQAELFHCPLDERADESLMDSFNSLAPEPATKGQVLEVEGRTIVTRYCADDVVWFEFAELCDGPRSQNDYIELARVFHAVLISNVPVFRAEQDDQARRFVNLVDEFYDRNVKLVLSAAAPLAELYQATHLAFEFQRTVSRLMEMQSHEYLGRPHRP, from the coding sequence ATGGACCCACAGGAACGATACCGCGCCGAGTTGCGGCGCCCCGGCTTCACCTTCGATCCCGCCCAGGAGCTGGCCGTGGGCGAGTTCCAGCGTCTCTACCTGGCACTCACGGCAGGACCGGGCACCGGTCTGCTGAATCGCCTGCTGGCCCGCGTGTCCCCGGCCGCGACGCGGTTCCATGAGCCGGTCAGGGGGCTTTATCTCTGGGGTGGCGTGGGACGCGGCAAAACCTACCTGATGGACCTGTTTTTCGAGTCGCTTGCGCCCGGGAACAAGTTGCGCACCCATTTTCATCGCTTCATGCAGCGGGTGCATCACGAGCTTCGCGATCTGGCGGGGCACAAGAACCCGCTGAAACTGCTCGGAGAGCGTATTGCGCGCGAGACCCGGGTGCTGTGCTTCGATGAGTTCTTCGTGGCGGATATCACCGACGCGATGATTCTTGCGGGCCTGCTCGAGGAATTGTTCGCCCGCGGCGTGACGCTGGTTGCGACTTCCAATGTCGAGCCCGATGGACTGTACCGGGGTGGATTGCAGCGCCAGCGCTTCCTTCCGGCAATCGCCCTGCTCAAACAGCACGCGCGGGTCATCAACGTCGACGGCGGCATCGATCACCGGCTCCGCCTGCTCGAGCAGGCGGAGCTCTTTCATTGCCCGCTCGACGAGCGCGCCGACGAGAGCCTGATGGACAGCTTCAACAGCCTGGCACCGGAACCCGCCACCAAAGGCCAGGTGCTGGAGGTCGAGGGCCGGACGATCGTCACGCGCTATTGCGCCGATGACGTGGTCTGGTTCGAGTTTGCCGAGTTGTGCGACGGTCCGCGCAGCCAGAACGACTATATCGAGCTGGCCCGGGTGTTCCACGCCGTGCTGATCAGCAATGTGCCGGTATTCCGCGCCGAGCAGGACGACCAGGCGCGGCGATTCGTCAACCTGGTCGACGAATTCTACGATCGCAACGTGAAACTGGTGTTGTCGGCCGCGGCGCCGCTCGCGGAGCTTTACCAGGCCACGCATCTTGCTTTCGAGTTCCAGCGCACCGTGAGCCGGCTGATGGAGATGCAGTCGCACGAATACCTGGGGCGTCCCCACCGGCCCTGA
- the rplM gene encoding 50S ribosomal protein L13, whose protein sequence is MKTYSAKPGEIEHSWFVVDASGKTLGRLASAIASHLRGKHKPEFTPHVDTGDFVVVVNAGKVHVTGNKAKDKIYHHHTGYPGGLKSISFGKLMEKAPEQAIEMAVKGMLPKNPLGRAMARKLKVYPGSEHPHAAQQPQALEI, encoded by the coding sequence ATGAAAACCTATTCCGCCAAACCCGGCGAAATCGAGCACAGCTGGTTCGTGGTCGATGCCAGTGGCAAGACGCTCGGTCGCCTGGCCAGTGCCATCGCCTCGCACCTGCGTGGCAAGCACAAGCCGGAGTTCACGCCGCATGTGGATACCGGTGATTTCGTCGTGGTCGTCAATGCCGGCAAGGTTCATGTAACCGGCAACAAGGCCAAGGACAAGATCTATCACCATCACACCGGCTACCCGGGTGGGCTGAAATCGATCAGTTTCGGGAAACTGATGGAAAAAGCTCCGGAGCAGGCGATTGAAATGGCGGTGAAAGGCATGCTGCCGAAGAATCCGCTGGGCCGGGCCATGGCGCGCAAGCTCAAGGTTTACCCGGGCAGTGAACATCCGCACGCCGCTCAGCAACCGCAAGCACTGGAGATATAA
- the rpsI gene encoding 30S ribosomal protein S9: MAVTQYYGTGRRKTATARVFLRPGRGTISINDRPLDQYFGRQVARMIVRQPLELVGLNEKFDIMVSVCGGGSFGQAGAIRHGITRALIVYDETLKASLRQQGYVTRDAREVERKKVGLRKARKRPQYSKR; this comes from the coding sequence ATGGCCGTTACGCAATACTACGGAACCGGACGCCGCAAGACCGCAACCGCACGGGTCTTCCTGAGGCCGGGTCGCGGCACGATTTCGATCAACGATCGCCCGCTCGACCAGTACTTTGGCCGGCAGGTGGCACGCATGATCGTGCGCCAGCCCCTCGAGCTGGTAGGTCTGAACGAGAAGTTCGACATCATGGTCTCGGTCTGCGGAGGCGGCAGCTTCGGACAGGCCGGCGCCATCCGTCATGGCATTACGCGCGCCCTGATCGTTTACGATGAAACGCTGAAAGCGTCGTTGCGTCAGCAGGGTTATGTCACCCGTGATGCGCGCGAGGTCGAGCGCAAGAAGGTCGGCCTGCGCAAGGCGCGCAAGCGTCCGCAGTACTCCAAGCGCTGA
- the petA gene encoding ubiquinol-cytochrome c reductase iron-sulfur subunit: MSEQGVNKGRRQFLTAATSVVGAAGVVGVAVPFVASWNPSAKARAAGAPVRADISKLEPGQMVVVEWRGKPVYVVRRTQESLDSLTRDTSMLRDPESQESVQPAYVDPEQRSIKPEFLVLLGLCTHLGCAPKYRPDVGAADLGGAEWLGGFFCPCHGSKFDLAGRVFKGVPAPTNLEVPPHSYEGEHVLVIGIDQETA, from the coding sequence GTGAGTGAGCAAGGTGTTAACAAGGGGAGGCGTCAGTTCCTGACCGCCGCCACCTCGGTTGTTGGGGCGGCGGGCGTGGTCGGAGTTGCCGTGCCGTTTGTGGCCTCGTGGAATCCGAGCGCGAAAGCAAGAGCAGCCGGTGCGCCGGTGCGGGCAGATATCAGCAAGCTCGAACCCGGACAGATGGTCGTCGTTGAATGGCGCGGCAAACCCGTCTACGTGGTGCGGCGTACGCAGGAGTCGCTCGACTCGCTGACCCGCGATACGTCCATGCTGCGCGACCCCGAGTCGCAGGAGTCGGTACAACCGGCCTATGTCGATCCGGAGCAGCGCTCGATCAAGCCGGAGTTCCTGGTGCTGCTTGGCTTGTGCACCCACCTCGGGTGTGCCCCCAAATACCGTCCGGATGTGGGTGCGGCCGACCTGGGCGGCGCCGAGTGGCTTGGCGGATTCTTCTGCCCCTGCCACGGATCCAAATTCGATCTGGCCGGCCGGGTGTTCAAGGGAGTGCCGGCGCCGACCAATCTCGAAGTACCGCCCCATTCCTATGAGGGCGAGCACGTGCTCGTCATCGGTATCGATCAGGAGACCGCATAA